CTTTGAGTGGCTTACCTAAAGTCTACAAAATGGCGCAAAATAGTGGTGCGATGTAGAAAATCGAGTGGCAACAGAAGGAATCAAATTCTTTTGGGAATTTCTAAAGAGCGATCGCATCCCACTCTCACTTCTGCTGAGTGTAGGAAATCTCCACCCGCACAAGCAGCTTTTCGCTTGGTTTCTTCTCCCCGTCAGTCTTTTTAGCAGTCATCACCGGCGAATGCATCGTAACAATGATCATTGGATCATCCGCAGACAGAAAATTGAAATTTATCAGTTCCACGATGAGCGTTACATTTTAGTTCAACAGAGCCAATTTTTCCCTAGATTTGGCTTGAATGCCATCTTTAGCGAGTGCATTTCTGAGGCAGACTAATTGGGAGCTGGCGCGATTGATAAATTAAGAGATCGCTATCCTCGCCAATCCTGAAATGCGATCGCTGCATTTGACGTTGATGTTGGACGGGAGTAGATGTTAGGTTTCCTTGTGTCAACTCAAGCTACGGCGAATTTGCGATCATGCTAGCTTAGTCTGGAAGCAAAGTAGCTAATGGAGAAGCGTCATAATGACTGATGAATTTAGACCTGTTGATATACACGAACTTCTTAAGCAGACCCAGGACGAAAGGGATGAGCGGCTAAAAAATGGTATCCAAACCAGTGAGCATATTCTAAGCTTTGAGCCATCGAATCTAACCATCCAAATCCGTTTGCAAGATAATCCTAATACTTTCTACCGAGAAGTGGATCTAGAGAAATGTATAGATGCTAGCTCTCTGCTAGCTCAGATTTGGCATTTACACAGCAAGAAATGGGATGATGACAATGGAGTAATTACCGCTTTTTTAAGCCTATTTAAGGATGTGCTAGCAGTGACTTTTATAAACCATTCCGAACGGCGTTTGTTCACTGCTACAGATATTGCTCATGGTGTCACGTTGAATTGGTCAACCAAAACAGCAACATTTCCTAAGACATAAACAGAAGCGTGATCGCAAATTGCCTATAGGTTGGGTTGTTGAGGAAAATGGGGAGTAACTTACTCCCCGCTCTCTTTACTTACTACTGATCGAAGATCCTCTAACATTTTTAGCAATAGGTTCACAAAGACGATAAAAGCTCCTCCATCTTCGGGATTGGGATCGAGAAGACGATGGGCATAAGGATTACGAAAAGTCCCAACAATCCCGGCATAAAGTTCCCGATAGCCATCCCTTTCACTGGGAATGGTAAACTTTGATGCTAACGTCCCATTTTGACCAAAAACATCATTGACAAGAACTCGACCGACACGATTAGAGTCTGATATTCCACCAACATCTTTCAGCCGCTCTTCTAAAATGACCCCTGCTGTGCGTACAGCAGAATCCCAGAGCTTTGGATCGGCACTTCCAGCTCCTAAAATCGGTAAGCATCGTTGTTTCAACTGCTCATCTAGATTAGTGATATCAGCTAATGGTGCTATATGCTTTACAAAGGATATGTCTGGAGCGCTGAAGTTTGTATCTACAGCTTCATAAGCTTTGCCAGTGAGAGTACAGCACCGACTTTTCTCATATTGTCCGCCAAAGCGTGAATCGTTGTAGCTAATGTCGCACAGAAGTAAGTTATTAGCTACAAATGCATCTAGTGTTCCTTTGGTTATCTCAGGGATATTCTCCCTGAGACCGCTGTAGCCAGAAATGGAGTATCCACCTAAAGTCCAAGAGATCAGAAACTCTTCCAATAACTGCCCTTCACGCACAAGTTGAATAAGCTTTGTTAGAAGGATTTTTTGGCTATTCGTCAAGTTGTACATTGTATTGACTTTCACTACCTATAGTACTTTTCTACTCATTTTGACTGTCTGGAAAGCCAACCTGATCTGGCAACTCATCAGACATAATATTCAGAACTTCCAACAAAGTCTTGTATTGAGCAAAGTCTTGGATTGAGTAGGTGTCAGTTTTGGCTTAAGTAAATCAATTGACGGTTAGCACAAATAAGTTTAGAAAGGGAACGCGAGGCTCGCTCCCCGGTGCGCTTTGTGCGCTCGCACTTGATAAGTTTTGATAAAATGAGGAACGATCCCGCTCTCGTTAATCTTTCTTTTTTTTATCTTTTTTCTTTTCTTTTTCCTTGTGCTTTTTCTTTTTGTCTTTACCTTTAGTCTCTTCTGCTGCTCGTAAAATCAAATTTCGAGCCACAGTTTGGGTACCCGTATGCTCGTAGTAGTTGGTTGACATATCCAGAAAGGCAGCTAAATAATCCAACTTACTATCAGCAGTATTCATAAACTGTTGTAAGTGGGTAACAACGTTTTCTGGCGTTAACCCGCGAGATGCAACAAAGTTATTCATCCAGCCGTTAACTAAGGCAAAACTTTCACCAATGAAGCCTAATTTACCAGCCGTAGTGCTGCCAGGAATTGCAGTGTTGATACTCTGATAGGTGGTATTTCCTTCTAATTGCGAAGGATTGAGCTGACCGAGAATTGATTGAGCTTTGAGGATGAAGTTGGGGCCAAGCGGAATCAATCCATCAACAGCAACTAGCGCAGCCATTCGCATTATGGATTCGTTGTGATAGTTTCCTAAAGAAGTTCTAAATGCTTCAATGCTGGTAGGAATGCCGTGCAACCGACAAAAGGCAATCAACTCGACAACCAGCTTTAGGGACAAATCAATCGCTTGTACGGTATCCGCTTTGGGAGTAAGCTGGTTTAAAAAATTCAGAAAACTGATTTTCTCGCCTACTTTATTCGCTAGCGCTGCTGCACCAATGGCACTATCAGCACGGTCAATTGTTTGGTAGAGCCATAAGGTTTGTTGATAACTCTGGGTTGGATCGTTGTACAGCGCGATCGCTCTTTCGCCAATCTCCTCAATCAGACCTTTGTCGGTAACACCTGTCACCGCACGGATAGTATTTTCAAATCCCACCAAGTTTTGCCACTCACCGGGAACGACATAATCGAGCGATCGCAGCATATAAACGGTCATGCTGCTGGTTGGCAGGGTATCCACCAATTTAGAAATAGACTGACTCACGAATTTAGTTCCTTTTTAACTAGATGCCTACCTCTTTTTATCCTAATTTTTAGGACGAAGTACCTTTTACAAAAAATTACAAAATTAAGGTGAACTTGCCAGCGCGATTGCAATACAGCCCATAGATTACGCTAAGCGTTGAAACTAAACTTTTGTTTTATTCAACTGCTGCTGGAGCGCAAATTATTTGTTATTACTACCGTTGGTGAATGAATCCTCGGAGTGAAAACCAAGCAACAGCAGCAAGGGGAAGGACAATACCCATACCAATGGCAGCCCCTTTTAAGCGTTGCATCCAGAGTAGAGTCATTTTGATACCAAACACTGTGACCACAGTGTTTGTCCATTCTTCTAGTTGATTGGGAGAACTGGTAGGAACCAGAACCATAATCGAAAAAAACAGTGTCATATAGAAAGCTAATAACGCCGCTCCACCACCAACTAGCCCTAGAATGACTTTTTTGAGTATCTGAAGAACTTCTTCCATAATCTAAATACTCGAAATGAATCGGAAATTCGTCACGTTCCCTACGATAGCGAAGATCGCACAAAAGCGATCGCGCTTTCCCAATTAACGGTCTGATGAAGCAGGGAGCGGATAAATAGCTCTTTTATAATCCGGATTTCTTGTTCTTGGAGGTGCTTCGCCAAATGCGCCGCATAGGAGGGTCTATTCGTTACAGAAGTCGTTGCGAACCAGCGGTCAATTAAGGCGGGTGTAATATGCATGGAGGTTTGCGATCGCTCCTCAGTTACTTCAACCACCAATCCCGCCGACTCGAAAGCTTTTCTCAAATCAAACGCATCCCAGTTGACCATTGGATCTGACGTGTCGCTGTAAATTGCCTCTTCCGCTGCCACTAATCGCTGGTATAAGTCGGCATTGGGTTTCGACTTTTCGAGGAAACGATAAAGCCGTTGCGTGTGGCGTGGCACTGTTTCCGCAAGTACCAAAACTCCCGACTGTTGCAGTAATTGGGCTAACCATTTGGCTGCTGCTGCTTTATCCGGTTCGTGGATAAGTGCATTGCGCCCGATGATGCAGTCAAATCGGATATCAGAGGATTGGGCAGCTAAAACCTTTGGCAATTGGGTTAAGGTAGCACTCAATAGGACGGGACGATTGAGTTCTGGAAGCGCCACCACTTGTTCTTGGAGTGCCTTTGCTTCATCAGCAGTGCGAGTACAGGCATAAACGCCACCTTCTGGCACGCGACGCAAAGCTTCAAAGGTGAGTAAACCACTCCCGGCATTTAAGTCCAAAATGACATGGTGACGCTGAAGTTGAGCAAGGGTGAAAATGCGATCGCGTATCCCTGCAAGTTGCTCGCCAATCTGACTCAACGTGCGCTGCAACCAACGGTCAACTGTGCGGTCAGTCGGGCCTGTTGTTAGCACTTCAACGGGTGAGATAAAAACACCTTCTGCCACTGCTTCCAACTGCGCTTCCCGATGACGCGCCACCTGCGTCTTAATTTCTCCTTCAAATCCCTGTGTTGAAGGTTGATAAAACACCTGTCCCTGCAAACTACTCGGTAAATACTGTTGTGCTACCCAGTGGTCGCGGTAGGCGTGAGGATAAAGATAACCTGCACCATGTCCCAAACCTTTTTTGTCGCGGTTGGCATCCTTGAGGTGATTGGGTACCTCTGCCTCCCGTTCCTTCTCAACCACCGCTAGCGCATCAAAAAATCCCATCGTGCTGTTAGATTTGGGCGCATTGGCGAGATAAAGCGTGGCTTGAGCCAGGTGATAGCGTCCTTCTGGCATTCCCACCCACTCGAAAGCACTCGCGCAGGCATTAACGACGACTAAGGCATTAGGGTCAGCGAGTCCCACATCTTCGCTAGCTAAAATCAACATTCGCCGGAAAATGAAGCGGGGGTCTTCCCCGGCATAAACCATCTTTGCTAGCCAATATAAAGCTGCATCCGGGTCAGAACCGCGCAAGCTTTTGATAAAAGCACTAATCGTATCGAAGTGGGCGTCTCCTTCCTTGTCATACAGAACTGCCCTTTGCTGAATCGATTCCTCCGCGACAGATAGCGTAATGCGAATCGTTCCAGTTTCGTCGGGGGGTGTGGTTTCGACGGCTAATTCCAAGGCATTGAGTAAGGAACGGGCATCACCGTTAGCGACATTGACCAAATGTGCGATCGCATCCGGCTCTAAGATTACAGATAGCTGACCATAACCGCGTTCTAAGTCAGCGAGTGCCTGTTCGAGGACGCGGCGTAAGTCAGCTTCATTGAGGGGCTTCAGCTGAAAGATGCGGGAACGGCTGACAAGAGCTTTGTTAACTTCAAAATAGGGATTTTCTGTGGTTGCACCAATGAGAATCACCGTCCCATTTTCCACCCAAGGAAGCAGGGCGTCCTGTTGAGATTTATTGAAGCGATGAACCTCGTCAACAAAAAGAATTGTGCGCTGAGTGTGTTCTTTTTGGCGTTTTTGAGCGGTAGCGATCGCATCCCGAATTTCTTTTACCCCAGAAAGGACGGCATTAATCGCAATGAAGTGAGCGCGGGTGGTATTGGCGATAATCCGAGCCAGAGTTGTTTTCCCCGTACCCGGTGGACCAAAAAAAATCAGGGAAGAAAGCTGGTCAGCTTGAATCGCACGGCGCAACAAACGCCCGGAGCCAAGGATGTGGTCTTGCCCGATAAACTCATCAAGAGTACGTGGGCGCATCCTCGCAGCCAGGGGTGCATCTTTTTCCACTAATTGTTGGCGATGCTGGTCGAACAAACCTCTCTTCACCCGCTAGGAATTGCCATCTGTCAGTATAGACTAACCCATTAGACCTCCCCAGAAATTAGATTTCGGCTCAAGTCGCAAAAAGGTTTCTGGCTCTTTGAGAGTCGTCACTTTTCGTCGAAACTGTTGCCGAACACTTGCGTAATTTGCATGAGTTTGGCGCTAAAGGAAGGAACGCTAGCCCGATTCTCGTAGGTATCATCCGCATCCGTATTCCCTCTCTCCAAAGCATCTCTCTTAAGACGGATTCTCCTGACGTAGCGACTCAGATTGAATAGAGAAGACCGTGTATGTATACGGATGGCTGTTCATGAAGCGCGACGGCACAGGCAAGTTTGTTAGCAATTGGAACTCAGAGACGAAACAACGGGTTAGCCTATCTCTCACCGATACAGCATGGCGATCGCTCGATCAAGAGGCTCACAGGCGAGGAATTTCTCGCTCTGAAGTCATTGAACGCTTTGCCCGCACTCTTGAAAGCGAACAGTTGTTCCCTGCCCAAGAAACTGAACACAAGGTTGCAACGATTCTTGAAAGCATTACAGATGCTTTTGTCGCCTTCGATCGCGACTGGCGCTACACCTACGTGAATCGGGCGGCGGCTCAAATCCTGCACAAAACGCCAGAAGAGTTACTGGGAAAGGACGTTTGGAATGAGGTTTTTCCTGAGTTGGTCGGTGGCATTGCATATCGGGAACTACATCGGGCAGTGGCACAACAGGTTCCTGTTTCGTGGGAAGAATTTGGGGAACCGATCCAGTGTTGGATAGAGGCGAATGCCTATCCCTCGACCGCAGGGGTAGCCATTTATTTTCGAGATGTTAGCGATCGCAAGCAAGCGGAGGCAGAACGAGAACGGTTGTTGCACGAGCTTGAAATTGAACGCGCCCGATTTGAAGCCGTATTGCGACAAATGCCTGCTGGAGTCATGATTGCTGATGCGGCATCTGGTAAGTTAGCTCTGGCGAACGAACAAACCAAGCAAATTGTTGGGTATGGTTACGAACAGTTGCTTGAGCTTGAGGAATATGCACCCCTGATTCCCTGTGAAATCTTTCGCTTAAATGGTCAGCTCTATGCCCCTCATGAGTATCCATTGGTGCGATCGCTAAAAACAGGTGAGGTCGTCACCAACGAACAGATAGAAATTCATCGAGATGATGGTAGCCGCGTCTTCATTAACGTCAACTCAGCACCGATTTTAGATAACCAAGGGCAGATTATTGCAGCCGTCGTTATCTTCAAAGACGTGACCGATTACAAACAAATTGAACAGGCATTCCGAGAAAGCGATGAACGCCTGCAATTAGCACTGACGGCGGCTCAAACGGTTGTCTGGGATATGGATTTGCAGAGCAATCGAGTGGTGTGTTCTGC
This genomic stretch from Coleofasciculus sp. FACHB-T130 harbors:
- a CDS encoding AAA family ATPase, with the translated sequence MFDQHRQQLVEKDAPLAARMRPRTLDEFIGQDHILGSGRLLRRAIQADQLSSLIFFGPPGTGKTTLARIIANTTRAHFIAINAVLSGVKEIRDAIATAQKRQKEHTQRTILFVDEVHRFNKSQQDALLPWVENGTVILIGATTENPYFEVNKALVSRSRIFQLKPLNEADLRRVLEQALADLERGYGQLSVILEPDAIAHLVNVANGDARSLLNALELAVETTPPDETGTIRITLSVAEESIQQRAVLYDKEGDAHFDTISAFIKSLRGSDPDAALYWLAKMVYAGEDPRFIFRRMLILASEDVGLADPNALVVVNACASAFEWVGMPEGRYHLAQATLYLANAPKSNSTMGFFDALAVVEKEREAEVPNHLKDANRDKKGLGHGAGYLYPHAYRDHWVAQQYLPSSLQGQVFYQPSTQGFEGEIKTQVARHREAQLEAVAEGVFISPVEVLTTGPTDRTVDRWLQRTLSQIGEQLAGIRDRIFTLAQLQRHHVILDLNAGSGLLTFEALRRVPEGGVYACTRTADEAKALQEQVVALPELNRPVLLSATLTQLPKVLAAQSSDIRFDCIIGRNALIHEPDKAAAAKWLAQLLQQSGVLVLAETVPRHTQRLYRFLEKSKPNADLYQRLVAAEEAIYSDTSDPMVNWDAFDLRKAFESAGLVVEVTEERSQTSMHITPALIDRWFATTSVTNRPSYAAHLAKHLQEQEIRIIKELFIRSLLHQTVNWESAIAFVRSSLS
- a CDS encoding TIGR02391 family protein, coding for MYNLTNSQKILLTKLIQLVREGQLLEEFLISWTLGGYSISGYSGLRENIPEITKGTLDAFVANNLLLCDISYNDSRFGGQYEKSRCCTLTGKAYEAVDTNFSAPDISFVKHIAPLADITNLDEQLKQRCLPILGAGSADPKLWDSAVRTAGVILEERLKDVGGISDSNRVGRVLVNDVFGQNGTLASKFTIPSERDGYRELYAGIVGTFRNPYAHRLLDPNPEDGGAFIVFVNLLLKMLEDLRSVVSKESGE